One window of Rasiella rasia genomic DNA carries:
- the folE gene encoding GTP cyclohydrolase I FolE produces the protein MDLEKSLLHTDASADDHLSAAPHTPLRNDAFELSDIEKIARIKKDVQNIMQTLGLDLTDDSLQGTPNRVAKMFVQEIFSGLHPDRKPKASTFDNKYKYGEMLVEKNITLYSTCEHHLLPIVGKAHIAYISNGTVVGLSKMNRIVDYYAKRPQVQERLTMQIVKELQQALKTEDVACVIDAKHLCVNSRGIRDIDSSTVTSEFGGKFKNPDTRRDFLDYINLNTSFEGV, from the coding sequence ATGGATTTGGAAAAATCGCTACTACATACTGATGCTTCAGCAGACGATCATTTAAGTGCTGCGCCACATACACCATTGCGTAATGACGCCTTTGAACTAAGCGATATCGAAAAGATTGCCCGCATTAAAAAGGACGTTCAAAACATCATGCAAACTTTAGGCTTAGACCTAACAGACGACAGCTTGCAGGGAACGCCTAACAGAGTTGCAAAAATGTTTGTACAAGAAATTTTTAGCGGTTTGCACCCAGACCGAAAACCTAAAGCTTCAACGTTCGACAATAAATACAAGTATGGAGAAATGCTTGTTGAAAAAAACATCACACTCTACTCTACCTGCGAACATCACTTGCTCCCAATTGTTGGCAAAGCACATATTGCCTATATCTCGAACGGAACAGTTGTTGGACTTTCTAAAATGAATCGTATTGTAGATTATTACGCAAAACGCCCACAAGTTCAGGAACGACTTACAATGCAGATTGTAAAAGAATTACAGCAAGCATTAAAAACAGAAGATGTTGCGTGCGTTATTGATGCGAAACATTTATGTGTAAATTCTAGAGGAATTCGCGACATAGATAGCAGTACGGTGACTAGCGAGTTCGGCGGAAAGTTTAAAAACCCCGATACGCGTCGCGATTTTTTAGATTACATCAACTTAAATACCAGCTTTGAAGGTGTCTAG
- the cysS gene encoding cysteine--tRNA ligase: MSLYKNQQIQLYNSLTKQKEDFVPIHEGAIGMYVCGPTVYSNVHMGNCRTFLSFDLIFRYLKHLGYKVRYVRNITDAGHLENDGESGDDPILKKARIEQLEPMEVVQKYTLDFHETMAKFNALPPSIEPTATGHIIEQIEIVEKLLAEGYAYEKNGSVYFDVVKFNEDHAYGKLSGRLLEDMITNTRELAAQSEKKNPQDFALWKKAEPQHIMRWPSPWSDGFPGWHLECTAMSTKYLGETFDIHGGGMDLKFPHHECEIAQAEASNHKSPVNYWLHTNMLTLNGKKMSKSTGNNILPGELFSGENNALGRTFSPSVAKFFMFQAHYRSILDFSNDALEASEKGFNRLLDAYHGIAEISTSSSSTMNVQAWKQSCYDAMNDDFNSPILIAQLFEAAKFINALKDGNATITASDLQLLNETLTVFIFDVLGLEDTKSKGDGSVDKLDGAIALLIQLRNQARENKDFATSDTIRDQLQEVGIQLKDGKDGTTYSLS, from the coding sequence ATGAGCCTTTATAAAAATCAACAAATTCAACTCTATAATTCCTTAACTAAACAAAAGGAAGATTTTGTCCCAATTCATGAAGGCGCCATAGGCATGTACGTATGTGGCCCCACAGTGTATAGTAATGTACATATGGGTAATTGCCGTACGTTTTTGTCATTCGATTTAATTTTCAGATATCTGAAACATCTTGGGTACAAAGTTCGCTACGTTAGAAACATTACCGATGCTGGACATTTAGAAAATGATGGCGAAAGTGGTGACGACCCAATTCTTAAAAAGGCAAGAATTGAACAACTTGAACCCATGGAAGTGGTTCAGAAATACACCTTAGATTTTCATGAAACTATGGCAAAATTTAATGCGCTACCTCCAAGCATTGAACCAACCGCCACAGGACATATTATAGAACAAATTGAAATTGTAGAAAAGTTACTTGCCGAAGGATATGCCTACGAAAAAAATGGTTCTGTATATTTTGATGTTGTAAAATTTAATGAAGATCATGCCTACGGAAAGTTAAGTGGAAGACTACTTGAAGATATGATCACCAATACGCGAGAGCTTGCCGCTCAGAGCGAAAAGAAAAATCCGCAAGATTTTGCGCTTTGGAAAAAAGCAGAGCCACAACATATTATGCGTTGGCCTTCACCTTGGAGTGATGGTTTTCCGGGTTGGCATCTAGAATGTACTGCGATGAGCACAAAATATCTTGGCGAAACCTTTGACATTCATGGAGGTGGCATGGATTTAAAATTTCCGCACCATGAGTGTGAAATTGCACAAGCAGAAGCAAGTAACCATAAAAGTCCTGTAAATTATTGGTTGCATACTAACATGCTAACTCTAAACGGGAAGAAAATGTCTAAATCTACAGGAAACAATATTTTGCCTGGCGAGTTATTCTCTGGCGAAAATAATGCGCTTGGAAGAACATTTTCACCTTCAGTAGCAAAATTCTTTATGTTTCAGGCACATTACCGAAGCATTCTAGACTTTTCTAACGACGCGCTAGAAGCTTCAGAGAAGGGTTTTAATAGGTTGTTAGACGCGTATCATGGTATTGCTGAAATCAGCACATCTTCAAGCAGTACGATGAACGTTCAAGCCTGGAAACAGAGCTGTTATGACGCCATGAATGACGATTTCAACAGCCCGATTTTAATTGCTCAACTATTTGAAGCCGCTAAGTTTATTAATGCGCTAAAAGATGGTAATGCCACTATAACTGCTTCAGATTTACAACTATTAAACGAGACGCTCACTGTGTTTATATTTGATGTGCTCGGACTAGAAGACACGAAATCGAAAGGAGATGGCAGTGTTGACAAGTTAGATGGCGCTATTGCGTTACTTATTCAATTGCGAAATCAGGCACGCGAAAATAAAGACTTTGCTACAAGTGATACCATACGAGATCAATTACAGGAAGTAGGAATTCAGTTGAAAGATGGCAAAGATGGAACTACGTATTCTTTGAGCTAA
- the yidD gene encoding membrane protein insertion efficiency factor YidD, whose product MKKILTYPFIFLVRVYQRAISPLFPSTCRYQPTCSQYTVEALQKHGLFKGGWLAVKRIGSCHPWGGSGYDPVPDGDDNSPTR is encoded by the coding sequence ATGAAAAAAATACTCACATATCCCTTTATCTTTTTAGTGCGTGTTTACCAGCGTGCTATTTCGCCACTATTTCCCTCTACCTGTCGCTATCAGCCAACATGTTCTCAATATACTGTAGAAGCACTGCAAAAACACGGGTTGTTTAAAGGAGGATGGCTTGCTGTAAAACGTATTGGGAGTTGTCATCCCTGGGGAGGTTCGGGCTATGATCCTGTTCCGGATGGGGATGACAACTCGCCAACGCGCTAG
- the lgt gene encoding prolipoprotein diacylglyceryl transferase, producing the protein MLHFLSTTWNPSEGIDLGFFMIRFYSLSYVVAFVIGWFIMKRFYKNDNISMEKLDSLFIYMVLAILIGARLGHVFFYETELLWEDPLSVVLPFKTVPEFEFTGFRGLASHGAAIGIVIALLLYNKRVLKKPALWIFDRVVITVAIGGAFVRFGNFMNSEIVGKASGGHPFGIKMLRHDIFPQQAVKATGIKDVNKAYDAIANNAQFSELLATVPLRHPAQLYEALGYIITFLVCWFIYWKTPLKKHVGYIFGWFLILLFMTRFVVEFFKEVQVDGRETWLLNTGQLLSIPFILAGFYFLLRSKKTEYTA; encoded by the coding sequence ATGCTACACTTTTTAAGTACCACATGGAACCCCAGCGAAGGTATTGACCTTGGTTTTTTTATGATTCGATTTTATAGTCTCTCTTACGTTGTTGCCTTTGTTATTGGGTGGTTTATTATGAAGCGATTCTATAAGAATGATAACATTTCTATGGAAAAGCTAGATAGTCTTTTTATCTATATGGTGTTAGCAATCTTAATTGGCGCGCGTCTGGGACATGTCTTTTTCTATGAAACCGAATTGCTTTGGGAAGATCCGCTATCTGTGGTTTTACCTTTTAAAACAGTTCCCGAATTTGAGTTTACAGGTTTTCGAGGTCTCGCAAGTCACGGAGCGGCGATTGGTATTGTAATTGCATTACTCTTATATAACAAGCGTGTACTTAAGAAACCCGCCCTTTGGATTTTTGACCGAGTAGTAATAACAGTAGCTATTGGCGGAGCTTTTGTGCGCTTCGGAAATTTTATGAATTCTGAAATCGTTGGGAAAGCATCAGGTGGTCATCCATTTGGTATAAAGATGTTGCGACATGACATTTTTCCGCAGCAAGCCGTGAAAGCTACAGGTATAAAAGATGTAAATAAGGCATATGACGCTATTGCAAATAATGCGCAGTTTTCAGAACTATTGGCTACTGTTCCATTACGTCATCCAGCCCAGTTATACGAAGCATTGGGCTACATCATTACCTTTTTAGTTTGCTGGTTTATTTACTGGAAAACACCTCTTAAAAAGCATGTAGGCTATATTTTTGGCTGGTTCTTAATTTTACTATTTATGACACGCTTTGTTGTAGAGTTTTTTAAAGAGGTACAAGTAGATGGTCGCGAAACTTGGCTCTTAAATACTGGGCAACTTTTAAGCATCCCATTTATTTTGGCAGGTTTCTATTTTCTGCTTCGTTCAAAAAAAACTGAATACACAGCATGA
- a CDS encoding DUF192 domain-containing protein translates to MIKLLIPACLLFSLFTFEGCKEAPKESKVLTKKVTFTKEATGVLKKATTDSVLANLELEIAEGDYETQTGLMYRQSMLDTRGMLFIFPNEIRRSFYMKNTEFGLDIIYLNATNEVVSIQKNAQPLDQTSLPSDAPAMYVLEVNAGLTTKWGLEAGDILNWQRD, encoded by the coding sequence ATGATAAAATTATTAATTCCCGCATGCCTATTGTTTTCCCTTTTCACGTTTGAGGGATGTAAAGAAGCACCTAAAGAAAGTAAGGTTCTTACCAAAAAAGTTACGTTTACCAAAGAAGCTACAGGAGTTTTAAAGAAGGCAACAACCGATAGCGTGCTTGCTAACTTAGAGTTAGAAATAGCTGAAGGCGACTACGAAACACAAACAGGACTGATGTACAGGCAAAGCATGCTTGACACCCGTGGAATGCTCTTTATTTTCCCTAATGAAATACGTCGTTCTTTTTATATGAAGAACACAGAATTTGGCTTAGATATTATATACCTAAATGCAACTAACGAAGTAGTAAGTATTCAGAAAAATGCCCAACCATTAGACCAAACATCGCTTCCGTCTGACGCACCTGCTATGTACGTATTAGAAGTGAATGCTGGACTCACTACAAAATGGGGTCTGGAAGCCGGTGATATTCTAAATTGGCAACGTGATTAA
- the secDF gene encoding protein translocase subunit SecDF: MQNKGLITVFAILFGIVSLYQLSYTYIANGVEDDAKEYAQAKYPETEPAQRALAETKYLDSVTNLPQMLGIDYKTAKEKELNKGLDLKGGINVILQVSVKDILKGLANNTKDPAFNQALSNADELQKQTQDTYLESFYEAFEAIPGDNKLASPNIFFNKNLEDEINASMTNDEVRPVISRKIDESIASAFEVLRKRIDKFGVTQPNLQRLGNSGRILVELPGAKDIERTKDLLQSTAQLEFWEAYKAETFQSFLFEADAKLKTMLSPEAEVVESEVSETEVAQDSTAVTEEVTEEATDDDLQDLLGEDDGEEASTDPAVNNPLLSKISFGTPGSPIIASVQTKDQETIKEYLDNPQIRQLLPTELRYVKFVWGLPTDREVTVDNETKTVEYADLYALVGNRENVPPLSGGVVTDAAQGYDQVGRVAVTMQMNGTGAKIWEEMTGKASQEGSQIAIMLDDIVYSAPGVSSGPIAGGRSEITGDFTIAEGQDLANVLRAGKLPASADIIDAAVVGPTLGQEAIDSGILSFAIALLFVLIWMIFYYGKAGIFADIALAVNILFIFGILAGIGAVLTLPGIAGIVLTIGISVDANVLIFERIREELSKGKAQRDAIKDGFSNALSSILDANITTGLTGLILLVFGTGPIQGFATTLLIGILTSLFTAIFITRLFIDGYTKNGKSLTCSTPITKNLFKNVNIDFLRKRKIAYVISGILLAISIGSLFTVGLNQGIDFVGGRTYTVRFDKDVSAPEIEVKLLPVFTSVEAKTYGSDNQLKISTKYKVDESGEEVDTEIEQMLFSTLKSDFPSDLTLEDFKINGNDTETKVAGLMGYNKVNPTISDDIKTSSFWAVLGSLVVVFLYILLRFRRWQFSLGAVAAVFHDVLLVLGIFSLTYKVMPFNMEIDQSFIAAILTVIGYSLNDTVVVFDRIREFFNEHPGWKMNRIINSALNSTLSRTLNTSMTTLIVLLCIFFIGAESIRGLIFALIVGVVVGTYSSLFIATPVFYDTVRKRGIDLTDKKEEEEEVVA, translated from the coding sequence ATGCAAAATAAAGGACTTATTACCGTCTTTGCTATTCTCTTCGGAATTGTAAGTTTGTACCAATTATCGTACACCTACATTGCCAATGGAGTAGAAGATGACGCCAAGGAATACGCGCAAGCGAAGTATCCTGAAACAGAACCAGCTCAACGAGCTTTAGCAGAAACTAAATATTTAGATTCTGTAACCAATTTGCCTCAAATGTTGGGGATAGACTATAAGACAGCAAAAGAAAAAGAGCTGAATAAAGGTCTTGACTTAAAGGGTGGTATTAACGTGATCCTACAAGTATCTGTAAAAGATATCTTGAAAGGTTTGGCAAATAACACCAAAGATCCGGCGTTTAATCAGGCATTGTCTAATGCAGATGAACTTCAGAAGCAAACTCAAGATACGTACCTTGAATCTTTTTACGAAGCTTTTGAAGCCATTCCGGGTGACAACAAGTTAGCTTCTCCAAATATTTTCTTTAACAAGAACTTAGAAGACGAAATCAATGCTTCTATGACCAACGACGAAGTTCGTCCGGTAATTTCAAGAAAAATAGATGAGTCTATTGCTTCAGCATTTGAAGTACTTCGTAAGCGTATCGATAAGTTTGGGGTAACACAACCAAACCTACAACGTCTAGGGAATTCTGGACGTATCTTGGTAGAATTGCCAGGAGCTAAAGATATAGAGCGTACAAAAGACCTTTTACAGAGTACGGCTCAATTAGAGTTTTGGGAAGCTTACAAAGCAGAAACATTCCAAAGTTTCTTGTTTGAAGCAGATGCTAAACTGAAAACAATGCTTTCTCCAGAAGCGGAAGTAGTAGAGTCTGAGGTATCAGAAACAGAAGTAGCGCAAGACAGTACTGCGGTAACTGAAGAAGTTACTGAAGAAGCTACAGATGATGACCTTCAGGATTTGTTGGGAGAAGATGATGGTGAAGAAGCCTCTACAGACCCTGCAGTAAATAACCCATTATTATCTAAAATTTCTTTTGGAACACCAGGATCACCTATCATTGCTTCGGTACAAACAAAAGATCAAGAGACTATAAAAGAATACCTAGATAACCCTCAAATACGTCAGTTACTTCCAACTGAATTGCGTTATGTGAAGTTTGTATGGGGATTACCTACAGACAGAGAGGTAACTGTAGACAACGAAACAAAAACTGTTGAGTATGCAGATTTGTATGCCTTAGTTGGAAACAGAGAAAATGTACCGCCATTAAGTGGGGGTGTTGTAACAGATGCTGCTCAAGGATACGACCAAGTGGGTCGTGTAGCCGTAACCATGCAAATGAATGGTACAGGAGCTAAAATCTGGGAAGAAATGACAGGAAAAGCTTCACAAGAAGGAAGTCAGATTGCAATCATGTTAGATGACATTGTATACTCTGCGCCTGGAGTATCTTCTGGACCAATTGCTGGAGGTAGAAGTGAAATTACGGGAGACTTTACCATTGCTGAAGGACAAGATTTAGCAAATGTATTACGTGCAGGTAAATTACCTGCTTCTGCAGATATTATCGATGCTGCTGTTGTTGGGCCAACACTAGGTCAAGAAGCAATTGATAGTGGTATTTTATCATTTGCCATTGCTTTATTATTTGTACTTATATGGATGATTTTTTACTACGGAAAAGCGGGTATTTTTGCCGATATCGCTTTGGCAGTAAACATTTTGTTCATCTTCGGGATATTAGCAGGTATTGGAGCGGTATTAACACTTCCTGGTATTGCTGGTATTGTATTAACCATTGGTATTTCGGTCGATGCGAACGTACTTATCTTTGAGCGAATACGAGAAGAGCTCTCAAAAGGTAAGGCGCAGCGCGATGCTATTAAAGATGGTTTTAGCAATGCATTATCTTCAATTTTAGATGCAAACATTACAACAGGTCTTACAGGTCTAATTTTATTAGTATTTGGTACTGGGCCAATTCAAGGTTTCGCAACTACATTACTAATTGGTATTTTAACGTCACTGTTCACCGCAATTTTCATTACGAGATTATTCATTGATGGATATACTAAAAATGGTAAGTCATTAACTTGTTCTACACCAATTACGAAGAACTTATTTAAGAATGTAAATATCGATTTCCTTAGAAAGCGTAAAATTGCATACGTAATATCTGGAATACTACTTGCAATTAGTATCGGGTCTTTATTTACAGTAGGTCTTAACCAGGGTATTGACTTTGTGGGTGGACGTACATATACGGTTCGTTTCGATAAGGATGTAAGTGCTCCAGAAATTGAAGTGAAATTACTTCCTGTGTTTACAAGTGTTGAAGCTAAAACATACGGGTCTGACAACCAGTTAAAAATTTCAACAAAATATAAAGTAGACGAAAGTGGAGAAGAAGTCGATACAGAAATTGAACAAATGCTATTTTCTACTTTGAAATCTGATTTCCCTTCAGATTTAACGTTAGAAGATTTTAAGATTAATGGAAATGACACCGAAACCAAAGTCGCAGGACTTATGGGATACAATAAGGTGAATCCTACTATATCTGATGATATCAAAACGTCATCATTTTGGGCAGTTTTAGGTTCTCTTGTGGTGGTATTCTTATATATCTTACTACGTTTTAGAAGATGGCAGTTTAGTTTAGGTGCCGTAGCAGCGGTATTCCATGATGTATTACTCGTACTCGGTATCTTCTCGCTAACATACAAGGTAATGCCATTTAACATGGAGATTGACCAAAGTTTTATTGCGGCAATCTTAACCGTAATTGGATACTCGCTGAATGATACCGTGGTTGTATTTGACCGTATTCGAGAATTCTTTAACGAGCATCCGGGTTGGAAAATGAATCGTATCATTAACAGTGCCTTAAACAGTACGTTAAGCCGTACGTTAAACACGTCTATGACAACCTTGATTGTATTGTTATGTATCTTCTTTATAGGAGCAGAATCTATTCGCGGATTAATCTTTGCATTAATTGTCGGGGTAGTAGTAGGTACTTATTCATCGTTGTTTATTGCAACGCCAGTATTCTATGATACTGTAAGAAAAAGAGGAATCGATTTAACCGATAAGAAAGAAGAGGAAGAAGAGGTAGTCGCCTAA
- a CDS encoding SecDF P1 head subdomain-containing protein, whose product MRLLKYIILLAVVVSTSSCGNFLDKPDKQVVAILKVENPKQTTEAIQALQERFKKFGVLAEVAQITNNEIKVELQTSGVAEVVRNNMTATTKLEFYEVISNVEVSENFKKVLQLNDSIVQQFRENFEFSQHSGMPTIGYTHAADTIMIRRFLDNYLPKMSANVPVNKQRWLWGIMDADGLVPLYLVKTDANGNPAMGGNMVENARQTTDQIGRAAIAIQMYPNVANQWAVLTEQAYKKQFQIAMVINGLVYSAPGVVFGPIEGGRSEITGDFTVEEAQELAAKIALGYLPKMELISFDVQPLD is encoded by the coding sequence ATGCGCCTTTTAAAATACATCATTCTTCTAGCAGTGGTTGTTTCCACTTCTTCCTGCGGAAATTTTTTGGACAAACCAGATAAGCAAGTGGTGGCGATTTTGAAAGTTGAAAACCCAAAACAAACTACAGAAGCCATTCAAGCATTACAAGAACGCTTTAAAAAGTTTGGTGTCTTGGCTGAAGTCGCACAAATTACAAACAACGAAATCAAGGTTGAATTACAAACTTCTGGCGTTGCTGAGGTTGTTAGAAATAATATGACAGCCACAACAAAACTCGAATTTTATGAAGTTATTTCGAATGTAGAAGTGTCTGAGAATTTTAAAAAGGTCTTGCAATTAAACGATTCGATAGTACAGCAGTTTAGAGAAAATTTTGAGTTTAGTCAGCATTCTGGAATGCCTACTATTGGCTATACACATGCCGCCGATACCATCATGATACGGCGGTTTCTAGACAACTACCTCCCAAAGATGTCTGCTAATGTGCCTGTTAATAAGCAGCGCTGGCTCTGGGGAATTATGGATGCAGATGGTTTGGTGCCTTTGTATTTGGTGAAAACAGACGCCAATGGGAACCCAGCTATGGGAGGAAATATGGTTGAAAACGCTCGCCAAACAACAGATCAGATTGGGCGTGCGGCAATCGCTATACAAATGTATCCTAACGTCGCTAACCAATGGGCTGTACTAACAGAGCAAGCGTATAAAAAGCAATTCCAAATTGCAATGGTCATTAATGGATTGGTGTATTCTGCTCCTGGAGTTGTCTTTGGACCAATAGAGGGGGGAAGGTCTGAAATAACTGGAGATTTTACAGTAGAAGAAGCGCAAGAATTGGCAGCGAAGATTGCTTTAGGGTATTTGCCAAAAATGGAGCTTATTTCTTTCGATGTGCAACCGTTAGATTAA
- the mdh gene encoding malate dehydrogenase, with the protein MKVTVVGAGAVGASCAEYIAIKNFASEVVLLDIKEGYAEGKAMDLMQTASLNGFDTKITGSTSDYSKTANSDICVITSGIPRKPGMTREELIGINAGIVKSVSSDLIKHSPDTIIIVVSNPMDTMTYLVHKTTNLPKNRIIGMGGALDSARFKYRLAEALGAPISDVDGMVIGGHSDKGMVPLTRLATRNSVPVTEFISDERLNQVKEDTKVGGATLTGLLGTSAWYAPGAAVSGLVQAIACDQKKIYPCSTLLEGEYGLNDLCIGVPVVLGRNGIEKIVDISLNDAEKAHMQESAEGVSKTNGLLEL; encoded by the coding sequence ATGAAAGTAACTGTTGTAGGAGCAGGTGCGGTAGGTGCAAGTTGTGCCGAGTACATTGCTATTAAAAATTTTGCAAGCGAAGTAGTATTGTTAGACATTAAAGAAGGATATGCTGAAGGAAAAGCGATGGACCTGATGCAAACGGCTTCGTTAAACGGATTTGATACAAAAATTACTGGTTCTACAAGCGATTATAGCAAAACAGCAAACAGCGATATCTGCGTTATTACGTCGGGTATTCCAAGAAAACCAGGAATGACTCGTGAAGAGTTAATCGGGATTAATGCTGGAATTGTAAAATCTGTTTCTTCAGATCTTATTAAACATTCTCCAGATACCATTATAATTGTAGTGAGCAATCCAATGGATACCATGACATATTTGGTGCATAAAACAACCAATCTCCCAAAAAACCGAATTATTGGTATGGGTGGGGCCTTAGACAGTGCTCGATTTAAATACCGATTAGCAGAAGCACTAGGAGCTCCAATTAGTGATGTAGATGGTATGGTTATTGGCGGTCATAGTGATAAAGGTATGGTGCCATTAACGCGTTTGGCAACCAGAAATAGCGTTCCAGTTACAGAGTTTATTAGTGACGAACGATTAAATCAAGTAAAGGAAGATACCAAAGTTGGTGGTGCTACATTAACCGGACTTTTAGGAACCTCTGCTTGGTACGCTCCAGGAGCGGCTGTTAGCGGATTGGTACAGGCTATTGCTTGTGACCAAAAGAAAATATATCCTTGTTCAACCTTATTAGAGGGAGAGTATGGTCTTAACGACTTATGTATAGGAGTACCCGTAGTTTTAGGGCGAAACGGAATTGAAAAAATTGTAGACATATCGTTAAACGATGCTGAAAAAGCACATATGCAAGAAAGCGCAGAAGGTGTAAGCAAAACAAACGGATTGTTAGAGTTATAG
- the gyrB gene encoding DNA topoisomerase (ATP-hydrolyzing) subunit B yields MSEEQNKSNYGADNIQALEGMEHVRMRPSMYIGDVGTRGLHHLVYEVVDNSIDEALAGHCDSIDVIINEDNSITTKDNGRGIPVDIHKKEGVSALEVVMTKIGAGGKFDKDSYKVSGGLHGVGVSCVNALSAHLRATVHRDGKIWEQEYEKGKTLYPVKPIGETDYRGTIVTFKPDPEIFKQTLEYNYDTLASRLRELAFLNKGITITLTDKRETDEKGEFIFDKFHSTEGLREFIRFLDGNREPLIADVIAMEGEKNGVPVEVAMIYNTSYSENLHSYVNNINTHEGGTHLSGFRRGLTTTLKKYADASGMLDKLKFDIAGDDFREGLTAIVSVKVQEPQFEGQTKTKLGNREVTSAVSQSVSEMLENYLEENPNDAKTIVQKVILAATARHAARKAREMVQRKTVMSGGGLPGKLSDCSEQDPEKCEVFLVEGDSAGGTAKQGRDRMFQAILPLRGKILNVEKAMSHKVFENEEIRNIFTALGVTIGTEEDSKALNLDKLRYHKIVIMCDADVDGSHIATLILTFFFRYMKELVEAGHVYIATPPLYLVKKGQKKEYAWNDAERDALNDKFGGSAGIQRYKGLGEMNAEQLWDTTMNPDFRTLRQVTIDNGTEADRIFSMLMGDEVPPRREFIEKNAVYANIDA; encoded by the coding sequence ATGAGCGAAGAACAAAATAAAAGTAACTACGGCGCGGATAATATTCAGGCGTTAGAAGGGATGGAGCATGTACGTATGCGTCCTTCAATGTATATTGGTGATGTAGGTACGAGAGGATTACATCATTTGGTATACGAGGTCGTAGATAATTCGATAGATGAGGCCTTGGCTGGGCATTGTGATAGTATAGATGTTATCATTAACGAAGATAACAGTATAACTACTAAAGATAACGGTCGTGGTATTCCTGTAGATATTCATAAAAAGGAAGGAGTTTCTGCTTTAGAGGTAGTAATGACTAAAATTGGTGCTGGAGGTAAATTTGATAAAGATTCTTATAAAGTGTCTGGTGGTCTTCACGGGGTAGGTGTGAGTTGTGTAAATGCACTCTCTGCTCATTTAAGAGCCACTGTGCACAGAGATGGTAAGATTTGGGAGCAAGAGTACGAAAAAGGTAAAACGTTGTATCCTGTGAAGCCTATAGGCGAAACAGACTATCGTGGAACCATTGTTACGTTCAAGCCAGATCCTGAAATATTCAAGCAAACCTTAGAATATAATTATGATACACTTGCAAGTCGCTTGCGAGAATTAGCTTTTCTGAATAAAGGAATTACCATTACGCTTACCGATAAACGTGAAACCGACGAAAAAGGGGAGTTTATATTTGATAAGTTTCACAGTACAGAAGGATTGCGTGAGTTTATTCGTTTCTTAGACGGTAATAGAGAACCTCTTATTGCAGATGTAATTGCGATGGAAGGTGAGAAAAATGGAGTGCCTGTTGAGGTGGCAATGATATACAATACGTCGTATAGCGAAAACCTTCACAGTTATGTAAATAATATAAACACACACGAAGGAGGAACACATTTAAGTGGTTTTAGACGTGGTTTAACAACCACCTTAAAGAAGTACGCAGATGCCTCTGGAATGTTAGATAAATTGAAATTTGATATTGCGGGAGACGATTTCCGCGAAGGCTTAACAGCTATTGTTTCAGTAAAAGTTCAAGAGCCACAATTTGAAGGACAAACTAAAACTAAACTAGGAAACCGTGAGGTAACATCGGCCGTTAGTCAGTCGGTTTCTGAAATGTTAGAAAATTATCTCGAAGAAAATCCGAACGACGCTAAAACTATTGTTCAGAAAGTAATTTTAGCGGCAACAGCAAGACACGCAGCACGTAAAGCACGTGAAATGGTGCAGCGTAAAACCGTAATGAGCGGTGGTGGGTTGCCAGGAAAACTTTCAGATTGCTCAGAGCAAGACCCAGAGAAATGTGAAGTGTTTTTAGTCGAGGGAGATTCGGCAGGTGGAACGGCAAAGCAAGGTCGCGATCGTATGTTTCAGGCCATTCTTCCATTACGTGGTAAAATCTTGAACGTAGAGAAGGCAATGAGCCATAAGGTGTTTGAGAACGAAGAGATTAGAAATATCTTTACGGCACTTGGGGTAACTATTGGTACCGAAGAAGATAGTAAAGCACTAAATTTAGATAAGTTACGCTATCATAAAATTGTGATAATGTGTGATGCCGATGTTGATGGTAGTCATATTGCTACCTTAATATTAACCTTCTTCTTTAGGTATATGAAAGAACTTGTTGAAGCCGGACATGTATATATTGCAACTCCGCCGCTTTATTTGGTCAAGAAAGGACAGAAGAAGGAATACGCATGGAACGATGCAGAGCGTGATGCGCTAAATGATAAATTTGGCGGGAGCGCAGGAATTCAGCGTTACAAAGGTCTGGGTGAAATGAACGCAGAACAATTGTGGGACACAACAATGAACCCCGATTTTAGAACTTTACGACAAGTAACAATTGACAATGGTACAGAAGCCGATAGAATATTCTCTATGCTTATGGGTGATGAAGTACCACCAAGACGTGAATTTATCGAGAAAAATGCGGTGTACGCCAATATCGATGCCTAA